The proteins below come from a single Fusobacterium sp. FSA-380-WT-3A genomic window:
- the kdsA gene encoding 3-deoxy-8-phosphooctulonate synthase, translating to MINKLEKTREINIKDFTIGGKQRFTLIAGPCAIETEEMSLEVAKKIKEICDKLGINYIFKSSFDKANRSSIHSYRGVGMEEGLRILEKVKNEIGVPVITDVHEAWQCEKVAKVVDMLQIPAFLCRQTDLIIAAGKTGLPVNVKKGQFLAPWDMKNVVTKMNEIGNPNVLLCERGNVFGYNNFVVDMRGLLEMRKFGVPVVFDATHSVQIPGGLSSCSGGNREYVFPLMKAALSVGVDAIFAEVHPNPNTAPCDGPNMLYLDDLEEVLKVAVKLDNIAKDL from the coding sequence ATGATAAATAAATTAGAAAAAACAAGAGAAATAAATATTAAAGATTTTACAATAGGTGGAAAACAAAGATTTACTTTAATAGCTGGACCATGTGCTATTGAAACCGAAGAGATGTCTTTAGAGGTTGCAAAAAAAATAAAAGAGATTTGTGATAAATTAGGAATAAATTATATTTTCAAATCATCTTTTGATAAGGCTAATCGTTCATCTATTCATTCATACAGAGGAGTTGGAATGGAAGAAGGACTTAGAATATTAGAAAAAGTTAAAAATGAAATTGGAGTACCAGTTATTACAGATGTGCATGAAGCATGGCAATGTGAAAAAGTAGCTAAAGTAGTGGACATGCTTCAAATACCAGCCTTTCTTTGTAGACAAACAGATTTAATAATAGCAGCTGGAAAAACAGGACTTCCTGTAAATGTAAAAAAAGGCCAATTTTTGGCACCTTGGGATATGAAAAATGTAGTGACAAAAATGAATGAAATTGGAAATCCAAATGTTTTACTTTGTGAAAGAGGAAATGTGTTTGGATATAACAATTTTGTGGTAGATATGAGAGGATTATTAGAAATGAGAAAATTTGGGGTTCCTGTTGTATTTGATGCTACTCATTCAGTACAAATTCCTGGAGGGCTTTCAAGTTGCTCAGGTGGAAATAGAGAATATGTATTTCCATTAATGAAAGCAGCTCTTTCAGTAGGAGTAGATGCTATATTTGCTGAAGTTCATCCAAATCCAAATACTGCTCCTTGTGATGGGCCAAATATGTTATACCTTGATGATTTGGAAGAGGTCCTAAAAGTAGCTGTAAAATTGGATAATATAGCAAAAGATTTATAA